In Scleropages formosus chromosome 6, fSclFor1.1, whole genome shotgun sequence, the genomic stretch TGAGTCTCTGGTTTACAGGGATCTGCAGAGCTTGCTGCATGGTGAACCCATAACACCAGAGTCTAGTGGCCATGATGCAAACTATATACCTGCTCTGCTCACTTGGATCTCATTGAATTTCACCCACGTTTAGTTCCCATCTTAGATGTGAACGTGGAACATCTTGCCCTGTATTGCCACTGCAGAATGGTCTTGATCCAGTTCTCTGCTGTTAGGTCAGTTTTGCACCAGCAAATACCAATGCAGTCAAACCAAGACTCACTGATTCTTgcatcatcaataaccacttgtcaaGTGCACGTTCGCAGAGGcacagagtctatcccagaagcatagagtgtgaggcaggataTATCCTGGAACaaaggccagtccatcacagggaaatcactTACACGTATTCACTCACaaacactacaggcaatttagtgtcaccaattcacctgaaacatgtcttcagGCTATAGGGGGAAACCCGCATGAACATGGGGACAActtgtaaactccacacagactgtgctggattcaaacccatgtccaaacccacagcccaggtgctgtgaaacaccagTGCTACATGCTGTTCCTCCCTGCTGCGTGTAAGAGCCACTAATGTAGAAGCGTATTGTGTCATTACCAGGCCTCGTGGTCATTAGTTACACAAGCGTCATCTGGCAAAGGCAGAATTGAATCTGTGATTGAATCCGTTGACTGGTCCTTTTTTCCCTTGTCAAACTTGAAACTGTAATGTCCTGAAAATAACATGGTTTGCAGAGTAAATTACTATGCTTTTGACTTTCACATACATTATCAGTTCTACAGTGCTTTTAATCAGTTTTGCATCTTAATTTTGCATCTTAGCTTTGCATCTAAAATTCTGCAAACTTTGCACCGAAAGGGAAACAGAAGCAAAATAgataacaatattaataatatgaatACTTTATGATCTTGTAgtgctttattttattcagatatattttactgttaagTTTGTACATGCCAAGGATTTTTTTACCCTCCTCATAATTTTGCTGCTTTATTAAAGACTGGTTTGAGCAAACAATATGTAATATCCATGAATACTAACGCAGGGCAATTTGCTTTTTGATACAATTCTTTAAgttacagaaacaaataaaattaaaccaaatgtGTGACAGACTGTGCATACAATAATGCTTAATATTGTtgtagtgcatttttttctctgtgtgtattATCATTTCCTTATAATATTCCTTCTTTATCCTGAATGTGAGACATGCAGTCAGGGAAAACAGTGTGAAGTGTGAATCTGTGTTGGCCTAAACAGGATGGTTCCTCCATCAGAAGAAGCTGTGGTTCTCGCATGTCCACTCCCTCATACCTCCAGCATGTGCCTTATCACCATTCCCCTTCAATCGGCTGTCTCACTTTACACATGCGCCTATTGATTTTCCCCTTCCTCCTTCAGTGCATAGCAAGAGGAAGGATTTTCAGTTCCCAGGCATTGTTAAGATGCAGAGGTGGTACGGCACTGTCTCTGGCGTTGCGCAGATCAGAGAGAGCTCTAAAATACCCACCATGCActgcaagcagcactgcatccCCGTGGTTTGCAAGGCTTGGAGGAAGGGCAGACAGCAGTGGGGCTCTCATTCTATAGGGCTCCAAGTGAACCAGTTCTGTACATTATATGGACAGGAGTTCAGGAACATATGGGCAACgggagaaacacacagaaagaagaaatgccgacaaacactgttaaaaaaaaaaaaattaatggtgCCTACATTACTACTAATACCAGTACTTTTAACACTCCTCCTATGgcttattaaataattaaaaataaaaaatctctAACAGTATTTGTTTGGGCCAGAAATGTACAGGTAAGGTCCAggatgtaaatgaaatgaaattaagttaaatataaaattatcaTTCAActtaatagtttttattttaaattttatttaagaaatcatcttaattaataatattaccTTGATACAGATGTAGAGTGGCAGAAGAAAATTTGGAATTTTATACATAAAACAACATGAAGTTTCACTGTTCCATCAAAATTTGGTTTATTAAGAGATATATTGGTTAGTTACTGTGATTTAgtttggaaaaagtgaaaatctaGATCAACGCATAATAATCATGACAACTCTTTCTTTACCGTTTATAATTATTTCTGTAATCATGCATATGACAAATGAgcagtaatttttcttttgctaaAATCATATGTATTTTCCGGTAGATTATAGAATTATCTCTTTAAGGTCAATCTGTTTATCAGTTACCAATAAACCCTAAAAAGGAAGACtgcatatattattttaaaaagttgatGATAAAACATAGTTACAGTTTATTTACCATTGGATATCAGGATCTGTATGTCATTGTGCTGCAGTTCACGACTCACCTTTTCAAACTATTTTGACAGGTGTGAAATATGCATCGCAGCAAAACTTAAAGATACTGATTGTCAGTAAGAAGTAATTTTACACAGAGATCTTCTGGGTTAATTGATAAGCATTTACGaaacattaaatgaatttttagcATTTAGATGCTCAAAATGTTATATGTGCTTTTCTACGGTAAGAAGTGTTTTAAATTCCCCACTTATGGCACTTTTAAAAGTGCGTAAAAGTTACTCTGATGCTGCGCACTACATCCACAGCCACCCAGCCGACTGTGCGCTCCACCGCTCCGCGCGCATCATGAGAACATTCCAGTCTGGTAAAGTCAGTTCACTATTTGAATAGCACAGAAGAACCGCCGCCTTCTGATTGGCCAGCGGCTCCAACTGTGGGCGGAGCAGTCGCGTCAGTCAAGGATTAGCTGGCGTCTGATTGGTCAAAACTTTTGTGGGCCGACACCGTTCCGGAATATATATACTGTGGCTAAACAGTTGAGGCTAATGATCGCCTTCTCGCGCAGACAGGGGTAGGGGAAGCGGTGTTCAATGTTCCTCTACAGACCTGACTCAAAGTGTCCCCCCCGAAGCAGGTTTCGCGGTTTCCACTGAAGGAAAGACACTTCTGGTTGACAGGGAAGAGGGAGCGCAAGCGGTCCAAGAACATGATCAACACGATGGAGTGCGCCGTGGACGCGCAGAGCCTCATCTCCATCTCTTTGCGGAAGATCCACAGCTCGCGGACGCAGCGCGGAGGCATCAAGCTACACAAGAACCTGCTCGTGTCCTACGTGCTGCGCAACGCGCGGCAGCTCTACATGAGCGAGAAGTACGCGGAGATCTACCGGATGCAGCAGTACGAGGAGGTCATGACCGTGTGCAACGAGATCCAGGAGCTGGACCCGCTGGACATGTCCGACGAGTGCGAGGAGCCGAGCGCGCAGTGCTGCGGCGCCGGGTGCGAGCCGGTGGGTCCGTGCCacccggcggcggcggcggcggcgcacCAGacccatcagcagcagcagcagcacgcgCACACGCAGACGCACGCGGTGGGCGCCTGCTCCGCGTCCCTGTCGCTCCCCGGCGAGGAGGTGTGCAAGGACTCGGACCCGAGCTTCTACCGGAGCTGCTGCGCCGACGCGTACCCCGTGTCCAGCTGCGACTTCTTTCCCGCGGGCAGCGCGCACTGCAGCAAGACCACGGTGCTGGACCTGGACACGCACGTAGTGACCACGGTGGACAACGGCTACCTGCACCAGGACTGCTGCGCGCCGCTCCAGCCGTGCTGCCAGGGCGCGCACGCCCCCGCCAAGAAGCGCAAGGCGGACTGCGGCTACTGCGCGTCCGAGCCCGAGGACGCGCCGGACTTCGCGCCCTGCAAGCGCGCGCGCCTCGAGGACTGCTCGTACCCGTGCGCGGGATCGGAGCAGCCGGACGCGGCCAACATCTCGAACCTGATCTCGATCTTCGGCTCGGGCTTCTCAGGGCTCGTGAGCAGGCAGGCGGACTTGGAGCACGCGCTCAACGGACAGTTCTGCAGCACGCAGGCGCTGGCCAGCCTGGGCGCGTGGACTAGAGCCATCGTGGCGTTCTGACCCCGCGCTCCGATCGGGGCGGGAGGCAAAAGAacaagaacagaaacaaaatgctTTATTAGATTCTAAAGActctaagaaaaaaaacaaaaaaaaaaaaaaacaaattgactttatttttgcaaaaagaaaaaagagataAACAAACTATTTAAACACTGAGCAGCGCTGAGTTTCGTTCAGTCGGGGAGGGAGATTATTGTTCCATCACCAGTGATGTGcagaatttttcctttttaatccCAAAACGTGGAcatgaatattaacattttaaatggttGTTGTGACTCTTATCTTAACGAAGTTGAATTCGTTGCCTTAAAACCCGCCGTATCCTGCTAGCTATCGTCACAGGCATTTAAAGTGGACACTTTGGGCTCATTTCTCATCCACATGCACTTCTCACGTTGtgaataatgatgatgataataataataacgatggTAGTTATAATAACTGAGTTAGTGGAGATCACCAGACCCTTCGCCATGTGGGTTTTTACGTGCTTTGGTGCAGTCGGCTATGAGTACAATAGGGTTGTGCGCTTTATGGATACATAACAAGGGAGCCAAGTACTTAGTAAAGACACTTTTTGCCTTTTGTAATTAACCTTGTTGGAAAATCTGGAGTGTGAGGAACATTGACACACGGTGGCTACATGCTTGCGACACATACATGAACGTGGAAATGTTGTCCCAAGTTCTGTGGTTTTGTAGCCGAGCGCTGACTTTTGAGCGCAGTTTGCGCTCCTCTTCATTGAGAGGAGGTTTGGAACTGTGCGCAGGAGGCTGTGCGCTTTTTACACTGCAGATTGTTTTGGCTTCTTATTTTGTTGGAAATTCGCTCCCGTGTTTGTGTCAATGTTCCATCACGCTCGAGATCGGAGATGGATAAATCACTACAGTTCCCAGAATGCAAGACGAAACTCAATCCAGCCAGGTATTTTAATGACAGTTGAGGCTCGAGCGCTGCCCTATAGCACCGCcacccatccccaccccccacatgtACAGTTTCAGTCTCAGACAAGTTCTTTGGTGAAGACTTCAGTAATTCATGATGCCAGCGTTGCTCGGTTTTGtgagttttaaaatttttattttctattcagACCTTTTGTTCTAAAAAGGCAAGTCCATAATTTAGCCATACATCCTCACCTAATATACGCACTATGTGTCCTGAAATAACGTTTTCAGACGTTCTCTCCATATTTTTGTTGGTATTCTTGTATTTTTGTGCATATTAAATTGTATATCACCGGGTAATACTGTTTTAGAAATATTTGTCAAAATTTATaatcttaataaaaaaatgaaaatacttttgCCCccttggatttttttgtttataaatgaTGTATTGCTGGAAGTACCCATCTGTTTTGCGTATAAAAGTTTGATAAGATGTAACTTAAGAAGTATCACTTAGCAAAAGCGAATACCCTAAGAAAGTATGCAGTCAACACACTTTGTGATCTTAATGTTTTCTCTTAAACTTCAGTCAAGAAGCCCTATCCGGACTCATTAGCGTTGAATTCTCCTTTCGCTGAGACTGTAGATCCTTTCAGTGTTCTGAAATCATGTCTGTCATGAACATTTTAACACCACTATAAAAATCTGAACCGTTTTGCAAACCACTGCAGCAAACTAGGGAAAATGCACACACCTTAAAGTTTCAGGAATAATACTGATGCTCTAATAATTAAGTGCTGAAACCCCAGGAAGACTGAACACTAAGGTGTGCACCAAGTCACCTTCAAGGGCCCATTACCTTGCCCTTAACATGCAGGCACCCACTgtggaacagaaacagaaatcagttcaatttaatttcATAACCATTAATTTACCTCATTAAGAATTACTTTGTTAGACATTTCAAGATGCTGCTGGTATGCATTTTGGACTGGGGTAAAACACGGTTTCAACCTCTTTTAATCtatttcaaaaaggaaaaaaagaaaaaaaaagaggttctCTAGCGCACTCCCCCCGATTCATACGAGATTCCCAGCTCCGCTGCACAAAACGATGCgcatttcataatttaaaatggGAAATGTATGAGCTCGTTACTTAGCCGGAGTGTCACACTCGAGTCGAGTCTATCCGGAGAGGAAAATCGCGGACGCAACCACAGCGCGTGACGTCAGCCGACTTCTTTTCTCCGGCGCATGCACACTCGCCCCGTGTTATTTTACGTGGCGCAGTTTTTCTCTGtatgcgcgcgtgtgtgtgtgtggagggtgggggtgttTCGTTTTCAGTCAACTCGCCGTTTGTTATCTCTGCTATATGCCACTTGGTGGTGTTCTTCAAAACCGATGAATGAAGGTAGCGGCGCCCGTATCGCGCACCTCCGGCTGACCTCCGGCGCgcgctcccccacccccccgcccgCGTTTTCATTCCAGCCCGAAGCCCCCCCTCTGTGAGACATCGCAGTCCGGAATATCACGGTCCTCACACACCCATGTGTGTTACTTCATGCACTTTTATACTGACGCTCCGCTATTACGGTTCTCTATTTTGtttccatacatttattttaaatgatcacTCCATACCAGCCCagtaatttatatattaatatgcaaataCGGTCAGCATGAAAGGCTGAAAAGCGCTCAATGCACTATGCACGAAAAATTGCTCAGTTAAGTGATATGCGAACATATTTATTACTCCCCTTTAACATGGagattttgttgttttccttctttttgtcTATCCCAGCGGTCCCTTCTTCGTTTATCCCGCGTTTTTGGGACCTTTACTAACGCAGCTCGACGCCCTCATCAATTTATCGCCTCTAAAAAGGACACTTAGAGCGCTCagatttattaaacatttaaaaaccttCAAGT encodes the following:
- the ier5l gene encoding immediate early response gene 5-like protein, giving the protein MINTMECAVDAQSLISISLRKIHSSRTQRGGIKLHKNLLVSYVLRNARQLYMSEKYAEIYRMQQYEEVMTVCNEIQELDPLDMSDECEEPSAQCCGAGCEPVGPCHPAAAAAAHQTHQQQQQHAHTQTHAVGACSASLSLPGEEVCKDSDPSFYRSCCADAYPVSSCDFFPAGSAHCSKTTVLDLDTHVVTTVDNGYLHQDCCAPLQPCCQGAHAPAKKRKADCGYCASEPEDAPDFAPCKRARLEDCSYPCAGSEQPDAANISNLISIFGSGFSGLVSRQADLEHALNGQFCSTQALASLGAWTRAIVAF